One region of Paenibacillus polymyxa M1 genomic DNA includes:
- a CDS encoding DUF92 domain-containing protein, with product MDWIIGLLSAAVVAGAAFYKKSLTLSGFAAAVLMGTVYYGAGNLFWFGTLLLFFITSTLLSRFKKERKAELEKSYAKTGNRDAGQVWANGGLGMLLCLGYAIWPHVAWQLAFVGVMATVTSDTWATEFGSLSRKPPRSVLTGKVLAPGTSGGVSVLGTAAALAGGILIGIGAWGFGHAVGMPELPLWLWALIGGISGSAGAFADSYLGATVQLMRSCPVCKREVEVDTHCGQTTVYIRGWHWMSNDRVNSISSIFGGLVALAGIFFIL from the coding sequence ATGGACTGGATTATCGGATTGCTTTCCGCTGCTGTGGTAGCGGGGGCTGCATTTTATAAAAAATCTTTAACCTTATCCGGCTTTGCTGCGGCTGTACTGATGGGAACTGTGTATTATGGGGCGGGCAACCTGTTTTGGTTTGGTACATTGCTCTTATTCTTTATCACCTCCACCCTATTATCGAGGTTCAAAAAGGAACGCAAGGCTGAGCTCGAAAAATCGTATGCCAAAACAGGCAATCGGGATGCAGGGCAAGTATGGGCTAATGGGGGATTAGGTATGCTGCTATGCCTAGGTTATGCGATATGGCCTCATGTTGCCTGGCAACTGGCATTTGTCGGTGTTATGGCTACGGTCACCTCCGATACGTGGGCAACGGAATTTGGAAGCCTGAGTCGTAAGCCGCCTCGTTCGGTGCTTACCGGGAAGGTGCTGGCACCCGGAACCTCAGGAGGAGTATCTGTATTAGGAACGGCTGCGGCCTTGGCTGGTGGCATACTGATCGGTATTGGCGCATGGGGCTTTGGACACGCCGTAGGAATGCCGGAATTGCCGTTATGGCTGTGGGCACTGATTGGGGGAATATCCGGCAGTGCCGGAGCTTTTGCTGATTCTTATCTTGGTGCTACGGTGCAATTGATGCGCTCCTGCCCAGTTTGCAAGCGGGAAGTAGAAGTAGACACACATTGTGGACAAACGACAGTTTATATACGAGGCTGGCATTGGATGAGCAATGATCGGGTGAATAGTATTAGCTCTATTTTCGGAGGATTGGTCGCGCTTGCAGGCATTTTCTTTATACTCTGA
- a CDS encoding fumarylacetoacetate hydrolase family protein: protein MNVEIRNVYCVGRNYKLHAEELGNEVPTEPMIFLKPSHAVVPLDGAALELPQGKGDIHFETELVVAVGRNYEPGMTADACLNAFAFGIDFTLRDVQSTLKKKGHPWTAAKGFKSSAPVTPFLPLESLDVLEQQDFSLFKNGQEVQRGHVKDMIFSIQHIVEYIATQYGLGKGDIIFTGTPAGVGPTTSGDHFELYWGSEHQGSFTIG, encoded by the coding sequence ATGAACGTAGAAATTCGTAATGTTTATTGTGTCGGACGCAATTATAAGTTGCATGCGGAGGAACTGGGGAATGAGGTTCCCACAGAACCAATGATTTTCTTGAAGCCATCTCATGCGGTTGTGCCGCTGGATGGTGCTGCGCTGGAGCTTCCTCAAGGTAAGGGAGATATTCATTTTGAGACTGAACTGGTTGTCGCTGTAGGCCGTAACTACGAACCAGGCATGACCGCAGATGCGTGTCTGAACGCTTTTGCATTTGGCATTGATTTTACCCTGCGTGATGTACAAAGTACGCTCAAGAAAAAAGGCCACCCGTGGACTGCTGCCAAAGGCTTTAAATCGTCTGCACCTGTGACACCGTTCTTGCCTTTGGAGAGCTTGGACGTGCTGGAGCAGCAGGATTTTTCCTTATTCAAAAATGGACAAGAGGTGCAGCGTGGGCATGTCAAGGACATGATCTTTTCCATCCAGCACATCGTTGAATATATAGCAACTCAATATGGACTAGGTAAGGGAGATATTATTTTTACTGGCACTCCGGCGGGTGTAGGGCCTACAACGAGCGGGGACCACTTTGAGCTTTACTGGGGGAGTGAGCATCAGGGAAGCTTCACCATCGGCTAA
- a CDS encoding TetR/AcrR family transcriptional regulator codes for MGEMHGDKYEAILNAAYTVFGTKGFYESKISEIAEQAGVAKGTVYLYFKSKEQLFIAVTRRDCEQYLAEMQDALVNRTLGEGLLRMASLHLHYYYKRKQHTKLFFMTPNSDPDLIEFIRGFIQDYTNLVKNKLASEGVLQPEFHAKAFIGMMERLKMDILLNQDFRECDVDQTAALAANLFMHGCEAGVQKS; via the coding sequence ATGGGTGAAATGCACGGAGATAAATATGAAGCTATTTTGAACGCTGCTTACACTGTCTTTGGCACCAAAGGCTTTTATGAAAGCAAAATTTCCGAAATTGCAGAACAAGCAGGTGTTGCTAAAGGCACGGTATACTTGTACTTTAAAAGTAAAGAGCAGCTATTTATAGCAGTCACACGTAGAGATTGCGAACAATACCTAGCCGAAATGCAAGACGCATTAGTCAATCGTACTTTGGGAGAGGGATTGCTGCGAATGGCGAGTTTGCATCTCCACTACTATTACAAACGCAAGCAGCATACTAAATTATTTTTTATGACTCCGAATAGTGATCCCGATCTCATAGAGTTTATACGGGGATTTATTCAGGACTATACCAATCTGGTCAAAAATAAACTGGCGTCAGAGGGTGTATTGCAGCCCGAATTTCATGCGAAGGCATTCATTGGTATGATGGAACGCCTAAAAATGGATATTTTGTTGAATCAAGATTTCCGTGAATGTGACGTGGATCAGACGGCTGCATTGGCAGCTAATTTATTTATGCATGGCTGTGAAGCCGGAGTACAAAAATCCTGA